From Chitinivorax sp. B:
AATACGCTGGTCGCTGGGTGACAGCTCGGTCGGGCCGCTGATGCAGGCGATATTGCGATGGCCCAGTGTGAGCAGGTGCTGGGTGGCGAGATAGCCACCTTGCACATGGCTGACTTCGACCAGATCGCAATCAACGTTTTCCATTTCGCGATCCACCAATACCAACGGTAACGTCAAGTCTGCCAATAGTTCAGGCAATCCCGCATCTTCGCCGGAGGTGACCACGATCAAGCCGTCAATCCGGCGCTCGGTCAGTACACGCAGATACACGCTTTGCTTGTGCGGGTTGTCATCCGAATTACACAGGATGACGTTGTAGCCTGCATCGAAACAGCGTGACTCGATCACCCGCAGGATTTCGGCAAAATAAGGGTTGGAGCTGTTCGGGATCATCATCCCGACCGTGTGTGTGACGTTGTGCTTGAGACTGCGCGCCACCGCGCTCGGCACATAGGACAGGTCGCGAATTGCCTGCTCGATGCGACCGCGGGCATCGTCACTGACGTGCCGGGTGCCATTCAGCACATGTGACACGGTCGTGACCGATACGCCAGCGCGGTGAGCGACTTCCTTCATTGTGGCCATGCCATGCTCCGTTGGGTTGGGCGGGTGTTGATCAAGCCTTGCGGGTACGGCGGCGTTCGCGATACATATCCAGCACCACGGCAGCCACGATCACGCAGCCGGTAATGATGCGCTTGGTGGGTTCGCTGGCCCCAACCTGTGCCAGGCCGGCCTCCAGCACCGCAATGATCAGCACACCAAAAAAGGTATTGATGACCGAGCCACGGCCCCCCATCAGGCTGGTGCCGCCAATGACCACCGCAGCAATCACCTGCAGCTCGACACCGACGCCCATATTCGGATCAGCCGCTTCCAGGCGCGAGGTCTGCATCAGCCCTGCAATGGCAGCCAGCACACCGATCAGTGCAAAGACGGCCACTTTGACCGGGCGTGGGTCGACACCTGCCAGGCGCATGGCTTCCTCGTTGGTGCCGATGCCGATCATGTAACGGCCGAACACGGTACGTGTCAGGACGATCTGGCCCGCGATGACCACCAGCAAGGCCAGAATGAAGGCCGGTGAAATGCCACCGGCAATGGGCGCACTGAGCCATTCCACCGTCGTGCCGATGTACTGAGTGCGTGAGTCGGTTGCAATATAGGCACTGCCACGGGCGATTTCGAGCATGCCCAGCGATACGATGAATGAAGGCAGGCGCCAACCCACCGATACCATGCCGGTAATCAGGCCACATACCAGGCCAGTCAACAGACCCAGCAGGGCCGCTGGCCACACGCCCCACTGCCATTGTTGTAGTGCGATGGCGGTGACAGCACCGCCCAGTGCCATGACTGAGCCGACTGACAGATCGATTCCGGCGATGACCAGTACGAACGTCATGCCGACTGCCATTACCGCTAATGCTGGTATGTCGTTGGCGATGGTGATGAAGGTTTCCATGGTCA
This genomic window contains:
- a CDS encoding ABC transporter permease produces the protein MQSSTQTMTPPSTPATGGKLRGAMGTYIGLLGTLAAMIALFGSLSQYFLTMETFITIANDIPALAVMAVGMTFVLVIAGIDLSVGSVMALGGAVTAIALQQWQWGVWPAALLGLLTGLVCGLITGMVSVGWRLPSFIVSLGMLEIARGSAYIATDSRTQYIGTTVEWLSAPIAGGISPAFILALLVVIAGQIVLTRTVFGRYMIGIGTNEEAMRLAGVDPRPVKVAVFALIGVLAAIAGLMQTSRLEAADPNMGVGVELQVIAAVVIGGTSLMGGRGSVINTFFGVLIIAVLEAGLAQVGASEPTKRIITGCVIVAAVVLDMYRERRRTRKA
- a CDS encoding LacI family DNA-binding transcriptional regulator is translated as MATMKEVAHRAGVSVTTVSHVLNGTRHVSDDARGRIEQAIRDLSYVPSAVARSLKHNVTHTVGMMIPNSSNPYFAEILRVIESRCFDAGYNVILCNSDDNPHKQSVYLRVLTERRIDGLIVVTSGEDAGLPELLADLTLPLVLVDREMENVDCDLVEVSHVQGGYLATQHLLTLGHRNIACISGPTELSPSDQRIAGWQLAMGEAGIEPADDALWRSDFTSRGGYQAMHALLRQPQRPSAVFVCNDLMAIGAMCAAYELGIRVPDQLSVIGFDDIELASFSSPPLTTVAQPKERIGALAVDMLLEHIQGRRDEPRRIILQPELRIRSSTAPFDPATALSRHG